AGCGTCAACGTCAGCCACCCGCTCAGATCCTCGAAATGCCCGCGTACTTCTTCGGCAATCTCCGCAGGGATCATCGGTGCCTCTGCCGCCAGCATCGCGCAGATACAGAACGACGACGTGCCGCCCGCAATACAACTGGACCAGTAGTCCACATAGGCGTTGAGCTCCTGCAACGGGTCGCCCAGCTGCCGGTCCAGCAGCGCCAGGCCCTCACGCGCCTCGGCCCGGTACAGCTCAACCACCGTGCGCACCAGATCCGCCTTGCTGGGGAAATGGTGGTGGATGCTGGCCTTGCTGATGTTCACCCGCGCCGACACGTCGGCATAGCTGAAGCCGTTGTAGCCACCGGCCTCCAGCAGCGAACGGGCGTGGGACAGGATCTCCTGGGCCTTGGGCGAGAGCGACTCTTTCATGCGCCTCAATCTACTAGTAGGTTGAGGCGTTGTCAACTCCCCGCTGTTGGACTCGCCGGGCATGGCCCGGCGCTACCCACTCCCGGTCA
This genomic window from Stenotrophomonas maltophilia contains:
- a CDS encoding TetR/AcrR family transcriptional regulator, coding for MKESLSPKAQEILSHARSLLEAGGYNGFSYADVSARVNISKASIHHHFPSKADLVRTVVELYRAEAREGLALLDRQLGDPLQELNAYVDYWSSCIAGGTSSFCICAMLAAEAPMIPAEIAEEVRGHFEDLSGWLTLTLEKGAAQGQLRLQGSAADEAKAFMSSVHGAMLAARGFADAATFAALARLAIARVSATA